A window of the Serinus canaria isolate serCan28SL12 chromosome 20, serCan2020, whole genome shotgun sequence genome harbors these coding sequences:
- the LOC103818834 gene encoding bactericidal permeability-increasing protein isoform X2 codes for MRMQSVAVACGALTLCLALTTATNPGFVVRITQAGLDYAQEQGIAILEKKLAQLELPDMSGDTRVLRVGKVHYELSRLRLRDFHLPYSRITPVSNMGLQVSISNAFAELDGDWRVKFLFIRDHGSFNLKVENIYIKIILRLGSDSTGRPTISTSDCSAHISKVRALFSGKLGWLYNLFHSIIESRLRKILEDKVCDNVAKSVHNELQTYIRTLPVTSRIDDKTGIDYSLVAPPRATSKSLDADLKGEFYSLAHRSTVPFSPLPLAFPSDHERMVYFGASSYFFNTAGIAYHKAGALVFEISEATIPKDVEFKLNTSVFSAFIPQLEEKFPNMPMKFRLSTPTAPFLTIGPGGISFQPIVDVQAYAILPNSSLAPLFLLSLTGNVSAVINVRSGRIVGSLDVGRIRLSLKDSAVGIFQVRTMQSLMNILTSSVLLPRLNARLDEGFPLPLLDRIQLSNILVRFHQNFLLLGADVRFQPRR; via the exons ATGAGAATGCAGAGCGTGGCTGTGGCTTGTGGGGCACTGACCTTGTGCCTGGCACTCACCACAGCCACCAACCCCGGCTTCGTGGTGAGGATCACCCAGGCAGGCCTGGACTACG cccaagAGCAGGGGATCGCGATCCTGGAGAAGAAGctggcccagctggagctgccagatATGTCAGGGGACACTCGTGTCTTGCGTGTGGGGAAGGTACACTATGAGctctccag gCTGCGCCTTCGTGATTTCCACTTGCCGTACTCCCGGATTACCCCAGTCTCCAACATGGGTCTGCAGGTCTCCATCTCCAACGCCTTTGCTGAGCTGGATGGAGACTGGCGGGTGAAGTTTCTCTTTAT CCGGGACCATGGATCTTTCAACCTGAAGGTAGAAAATATCTACATCAAAATTATTCTGAGGCTGGGCAGTGACAGCACTGGGAGGCCCACCATCAGCACCTCGGACTGCAGTGCCCACATCTCCAAAGTCCGGGCACTCTTTTCAGGCAAGCTTGG GTGGCTTTACAATCTGTTCCACAGCATTATTGAGTCCAGGTTGCGAAAGATTTTGGAAGACAAG GTGTGTGACAATGTGGCCAAGTCTGTGCACAATGAGCTCCAGACGTATATCCGGACGCTGCCAG TCACATCCAGGATAGATGACAAGACTGGGATCGATTATTCCTTGGTAGCACCCCCAAGAGCTACCTCCAAGTCCCTGGATGCAGACCTGAAG ggTGAATTCTACTCCCTGGCCCACCGCTCCACCGTCCCCTTCTCACCGCTGCCACTGGCCTTCCCCTCGGATCACGAGCGCATGGTTTACTTTGGAGCCTCCAGCTACTTCTTCAACACAGCTGGCATTGCCTACCACAAGGCTGGGGCACTGGTCTTTGAAATCTCAGAGGCCACG ATCCCAAAAGATGTAGAATTCAAGTTGAACACTTCTGTCTTCTCAGCCTTCATTCCCCAG ctggaggagaagtTCCCAAACATGCCAATGAAGTTCAGGCTGTCCACTCCCACTGCTCCGTTCCTGACCATTGGACCAGGAGGAATCTCGTTCCAGCCCATTGTGGATGTCCAGGCTTATGCCATCCTTCCCaactccagcctggctcctctcttcctcctcagtCTG ACAGGGAACGTGTCCGCTGTCATCAATGTGAGATCCGGCCGCATAGTTGGGAGCCTGGATGTGGGCAG gatcAGGCTCTCTCTGAAGGACTCAGCTGTTGGCATTTTCCAG GTACGAACAATGCAGTCCTTAATGAACATCCTGACTTCCAGTGTCCTCCTCCCACGTCTCAATG CCCGCTTAGATGAGGGTTTCCCTCTGCCACTTCTGGACAGGATTCAGCTCTCCAATATCCTTGTGAGGTTCCACCAG AATTTCCTGCTGCTTGGAGCAGATGTTCGCTTCCAGCCCCGGAGATGA
- the LOC103818834 gene encoding bactericidal permeability-increasing protein isoform X1 — protein sequence MRMQSVAVACGALTLCLALTTATNPGFVVRITQAGLDYAQEQGIAILEKKLAQLELPDMSGDTRVLRVGKVHYELSRLRLRDFHLPYSRITPVSNMGLQVSISNAFAELDGDWRVKFLFISRDHGSFNLKVENIYIKIILRLGSDSTGRPTISTSDCSAHISKVRALFSGKLGWLYNLFHSIIESRLRKILEDKVCDNVAKSVHNELQTYIRTLPVTSRIDDKTGIDYSLVAPPRATSKSLDADLKGEFYSLAHRSTVPFSPLPLAFPSDHERMVYFGASSYFFNTAGIAYHKAGALVFEISEATIPKDVEFKLNTSVFSAFIPQLEEKFPNMPMKFRLSTPTAPFLTIGPGGISFQPIVDVQAYAILPNSSLAPLFLLSLTGNVSAVINVRSGRIVGSLDVGRIRLSLKDSAVGIFQVRTMQSLMNILTSSVLLPRLNARLDEGFPLPLLDRIQLSNILVRFHQNFLLLGADVRFQPRR from the exons ATGAGAATGCAGAGCGTGGCTGTGGCTTGTGGGGCACTGACCTTGTGCCTGGCACTCACCACAGCCACCAACCCCGGCTTCGTGGTGAGGATCACCCAGGCAGGCCTGGACTACG cccaagAGCAGGGGATCGCGATCCTGGAGAAGAAGctggcccagctggagctgccagatATGTCAGGGGACACTCGTGTCTTGCGTGTGGGGAAGGTACACTATGAGctctccag gCTGCGCCTTCGTGATTTCCACTTGCCGTACTCCCGGATTACCCCAGTCTCCAACATGGGTCTGCAGGTCTCCATCTCCAACGCCTTTGCTGAGCTGGATGGAGACTGGCGGGTGAAGTTTCTCTTTAT TAGCCGGGACCATGGATCTTTCAACCTGAAGGTAGAAAATATCTACATCAAAATTATTCTGAGGCTGGGCAGTGACAGCACTGGGAGGCCCACCATCAGCACCTCGGACTGCAGTGCCCACATCTCCAAAGTCCGGGCACTCTTTTCAGGCAAGCTTGG GTGGCTTTACAATCTGTTCCACAGCATTATTGAGTCCAGGTTGCGAAAGATTTTGGAAGACAAG GTGTGTGACAATGTGGCCAAGTCTGTGCACAATGAGCTCCAGACGTATATCCGGACGCTGCCAG TCACATCCAGGATAGATGACAAGACTGGGATCGATTATTCCTTGGTAGCACCCCCAAGAGCTACCTCCAAGTCCCTGGATGCAGACCTGAAG ggTGAATTCTACTCCCTGGCCCACCGCTCCACCGTCCCCTTCTCACCGCTGCCACTGGCCTTCCCCTCGGATCACGAGCGCATGGTTTACTTTGGAGCCTCCAGCTACTTCTTCAACACAGCTGGCATTGCCTACCACAAGGCTGGGGCACTGGTCTTTGAAATCTCAGAGGCCACG ATCCCAAAAGATGTAGAATTCAAGTTGAACACTTCTGTCTTCTCAGCCTTCATTCCCCAG ctggaggagaagtTCCCAAACATGCCAATGAAGTTCAGGCTGTCCACTCCCACTGCTCCGTTCCTGACCATTGGACCAGGAGGAATCTCGTTCCAGCCCATTGTGGATGTCCAGGCTTATGCCATCCTTCCCaactccagcctggctcctctcttcctcctcagtCTG ACAGGGAACGTGTCCGCTGTCATCAATGTGAGATCCGGCCGCATAGTTGGGAGCCTGGATGTGGGCAG gatcAGGCTCTCTCTGAAGGACTCAGCTGTTGGCATTTTCCAG GTACGAACAATGCAGTCCTTAATGAACATCCTGACTTCCAGTGTCCTCCTCCCACGTCTCAATG CCCGCTTAGATGAGGGTTTCCCTCTGCCACTTCTGGACAGGATTCAGCTCTCCAATATCCTTGTGAGGTTCCACCAG AATTTCCTGCTGCTTGGAGCAGATGTTCGCTTCCAGCCCCGGAGATGA